In Silene latifolia isolate original U9 population chromosome X, ASM4854445v1, whole genome shotgun sequence, the following proteins share a genomic window:
- the LOC141622066 gene encoding ferric reduction oxidase 4-like codes for MSSLYLLKLICLIVFLGWMLIWILIPTDVYKSKWTPKLSEKFNATYIGGQGINLFLLTFPIMLISVLGCIYIHIKNRTELSDTSCTSKNHLAFIKRPLLVLGPLGVVNTKELIFAIMGITLMSWQFGNYFYVSVKHPHMGTGVFFRWQRRFRSVSLRLGYASNVAWAFVFFPVTRLSSILPLVGLTYESSIKYHIWVGQVVMVLSALHSLGFFIYWLMTNQMLEALEWSPTYVSNLSGEISWVFLLVIWVTSFAYTRRKTFEVFFYTHQLYALATFFYVVHIGVSWTCQILPGIFLFTLDRYLRFLQSRSNARLISARLLPGGTVEMTFHKSPGVHYGVTSTLFVNAPKISKLQWHPFTVISNENLEPDTLSIAFNSGGSWTEKIHKQLSSSLDRLQVSVEGPYEPASTSFLERDSLVLISGGSGVTPYISIIREIIHRSNTHKGHVPRVQLICAFKHASDLTMLDLLLPVDNTISDLSKIKLEIQVYITRESKPPTADSQKLVQTKWFKPSPQDVPITPVLGQNGWLLLSFIITSSFILFFLILALVTQYHIYPIDHNTNNTYNFTIWVIWDCFIMCISIIFVGSVSFLWQKSKMTENQKQITNMEVPSPLNSPGSWFGGGTTELESLPYQSLVQATQVHYEGRPNLQKILSGCKGSDIGVIASGPRGMRHDVARICSCFGSKKLHYEYLSFTW; via the exons ATGAGCAGCCTTTATTTGCTGAAGCTGATATGTCTTATAGTGTTCCTCGGGTGGATGTTAATATGGATTCTGATACCTACGGATGTCTACAAGTCTAAGTGGACTCCTAAACTATCGGAGAAGTTCAATGCCACATACATTGGTGGACAAG GTATTAATCTTTTCCTGCTAACATTCCCTATAATGTTGATATCTGTTCTCGGTTGCATCTATATTCATATTAAGAACAGAACGGAGTTATCAGATACaag TTGTACGAGTAAGAATCATCTGGCCTTCATCAAACGGCCGCTTCTTGTACTGGGGCCTCTAGGGGTTGTTAATACAAAGGAGCTGATTTTTGCAATTATGGGAATTACACTTATGAGTTGGCAGTTTGGAAATTACTTTTATGTCTCCGTCAAGCATCCACATATGGGTA CAGGTGTGTTTTTCAGGTGGCAAAGGAGGTTTCGTTCAGTGTCGTTGAGATTGGGATATGCATCAAATGTTGCTTGGGCGTTTGTCTTCTTTCCTGTGACTCGACTATCTTCAATCCTGCCGCTGGTTGGACTGACATATGAGTCGAGCATCAAGTATCATATATGGGTTGGGCAAGTAGTCATGGTGCTCTCGGCATTACACAGCCTTGGCTTCTTTATTTACTGGTTGATGACTAACCAAATGTTAGAG GCGTTGGAGTGGTCACCTACCTATGTATCAAATCTAAGTGGAGAGATATCATGGGTGTTCCTACTGGTTATATGGGTAACAAGCTTCGCATACACGAGAAGAAAGACGTTTGAAGTCTTCTTTTACACTCACCAGCTTTACGCTCTAGCGACCTTCTTTTATGTTGTGCATATCGGGGTTTCCTGGACATGTCAGATCCTTCCAGGAATATTTCTCTTCACCCTTGATCGATACCTAAGATTTTTACAGTCGCGCTCTAATGCTAGGCTTATCTCAGCTCGACTTCTTCCTGGTGGAACTGTCGAAATGACTTTTCATAAGAGTCCAG GTGTACATTATGGTGTCACTAGCACCTTGTTTGTAAATGCACCCAAAATATCGAAGTTACAGTGGCATCCGTTTACTGTGATTTCAAATGAGAATTTGGAACCCGATACACTCAGTATTGCCTTCAATAGTGGAGGGAGTTGGACTGAAAAGATACACAAACAACTTTCATCATCTCTGGACCGGCTTCAAGTATCAGTCGAGGGACCATATGAACCTGCTTCAACCAGCTTCCTCGA GCGTGATTCTCTTGTGTTGATCAGTGGTGGTAGTGGAGTAACCCCGTATATATCTATAATTCGGGAGATCATACATCGATCCAATACCCATAAAGGCCATGTTCCTCGAGTTCAGCTCATTTGCGCTTTCAAGCATGCATCTGATCTGACAATGCTCGATCTCTTACTTCCTGTTGATAATACAATCAGTGATCTATCTAAAATTAAGCTGGAAATTCAGGTATACATAACTAGAGAGAGCAAGCCGCCTACAGCTGACAGTCAGAAGCTTGTTCAGACTAAATGGTTCAAGCCGAGCCCACAGGATGTTCCCATCACTCCGGTTTTAGGCCAAAATGGATGGCTCTTACTTTCCTTCATTATCACATCTTCCTTCATCCTGTTTTTTCTAATTCTCGCCTTGGTTACACAGTACCATATATATCCTATAGATCACAACACAAACAATACATACAATTTCACCATTTGGGTTATTTGGGACTGCTTTATTATGTGTATCAGTATAATTTTCGTAGGAAGCGTAAGTTTTCTATGGCAAAAGAGCAAAATGACAGAAAATCAGAAACAGATTACGAATATGGAAGTGCCATCGCCACTGAATTCGCCAGGGTCTTGGTTTGGTGGTGGAACTACTGAGCTCGAAAGTCTTCCGTATCAATCTCTTGTACAAGCTACCCAAGTGCATTATGAAGGCAGGCCTAATCTCCAAA AAATATTATCAGgatgcaaaggaagcgatatagGAGTGATAGCTTCGGGACCAAGGGGAATGAGACATGATGTTGCCAGAATTTGTTCATGTTTTGGTTCCAAGAAACTGCATTATGAATACCTCAGCTTTACCTGGTGA